One part of the Ovis canadensis isolate MfBH-ARS-UI-01 breed Bighorn chromosome 8, ARS-UI_OviCan_v2, whole genome shotgun sequence genome encodes these proteins:
- the TMEM200A gene encoding transmembrane protein 200A: protein MIATGGVITGLAALKRQDSARSQHHVNLSPSPAAQEKKPVRRRPRADVVVVRGKIRLYSPSGFFLILGVLISIVGIAMAVLGYWPQKEHFIDAETTLSTNETQVIRNQGGVVVRFFEQHLHSDKMKMLGPFTMGIGIFIFICANAILHENRDKETKIIHMRDIYSTVIDIHTLRIKEQKHMNGIYTGLMGETEVKQNGSSCASRLAANTIASFSGFRSSFRMDSSVEEDELVVNESKSFGHLVPPLLSDSPASVCGLYPPPSKTTDDKTSGPKKCETKSIVSSSISAFTLPVIKLNNCVIDEPSIDNITEDADNLKSRSRNLSMDSLMVPLPNPSQPFQPVSLMLPRNNSVGESLSSQYKSSVALGPGAGQLLSPGAARRQFGSNTSLHLLSSHSKSLDLERGHSTLTVQAEQRKHPSWPRLDRSNSKGYMKLENKEDPMERLLVPQAAIKKDFTNKEKLLMISRSHNNLSFEHDEFLSNNLKRGTSETRF from the coding sequence ATGATAGCAACTGGTGGAGTGATAACTGGCCTGGCCGCCTTGAAAAGGCAAGACTCTGCCAGATCACAGCATCATGTCAACCTTAGCCCGTCGCCTGCTGCCCAGGAGAAGAAACCAGTCAGGCGTCGACCTCGGGCCGATGTTGTGGTTGTTCGAGGCAAAATCCGGCTTTATTCCCCATCTGgttttttcctcattttagggGTCCTTATCTCTATTGTAGGAATTGCAATGGCAGTCCTCGGATATTGGCCTCAAAAAGAACATTTTATCGATGCTGAGaccactttgtcaacaaacgaAACTCAGGTCATCCGGAACCAAGGTGGTGTAGTGGTTCGCTTCTTTGAGCAACATTTGCATTCCGATAAAATGAAAATGCTTGGCCCTTTCACAATGGGGAtaggcattttcattttcatttgtgctAACGCCATTCTTCACGAGAACCGTGACAAAGAAACCAAAATCATACACATGAGGGACATCTATTCCACAGTCATCGACATCCACACTCTGAGAATCAAGGAGCAAAAACACATGAATGGCATCTACACTGGTTTAATGGGAGAAACGGAAGTAAAGCAGAATGGGAGCTCCTGTGCTTCGAGACTGGCAGCAAATACCATTGCTTCTTTTTCAGGTTTCAGGAGCAGTTTTCGGATGGACAGCTCTGTTGAGGAGGATGAGCTTGTGGTGAATGAAAGCAAGAGTTTTGGGCATCTCGTGCCACCTTTGCTCTCTGACAGCCCTGCCTCTGTTTGTGGCCTCTATCCGCCTCCTTCCAAGACAACTGATGATAAAACCAGTGGCCCTAAGAAATGTGAAACCAAGTCAATTGTGTCATCATCCATCAGCGCTTTTACATTACCGGTGATCAAACTTAATAATTGTGTGATTGATGAGCCCAGTATAGATAACATCACTGAGGATGCTGATAACCTCAAAAGTAGGTCAAGGAATTTGTCAATGGACTCCCTTATGGTCCCTTTGCCCAATCCCAGTCAGCCCTTCCAGCCAGTCAGTCTGATGCTCCCAAGGAATAATTCCGTTGGGGAGTCATTGTCAAGTCAGTACAAGTCCTCTGTGGCCCTTGGACCTGGAGCTGGACAGCTCTTGTCTCCTGGGGCTGCTAGAAGACAGTTTGGTTCCAACACATCCTTGCATTTGCTCTCATCACACTCCAAATCCTTAGACTTAGAGCGGGGTCACTCCACATTAACCGTTCAGGCAGAACAACGAAAACATCCAAGCTGGCCTCGGTTGGATCGAAGCAACAGCAAAGGATATATGAAACTAGAGAACAAAGAGGACCCAATGGAGAGGCTGCTTGTGCCCCAAGCTGCAATCAAGAAGGACTTTACTAATAAGGAGAAGCTTCTTATGATTTCAAGATCTCACAATAATTTGAGTTTTGAACATGATGAGTTTTTGAGTAACAACTTGAAGCGGGGAACTTCTGAAACAAGGTTTTAA